A single region of the Silene latifolia isolate original U9 population chromosome 8, ASM4854445v1, whole genome shotgun sequence genome encodes:
- the LOC141594109 gene encoding heat shock 70 kDa protein 18-like, whose amino-acid sequence MAKMADKAVGNWPAVGIDLGTTYSCVAVWQDDRVEIITNDLGNRTTPSCVAFTQHQRLIGEGAINQASLNPTNTIFDAKRLIGRKFNDQVVQDDMKLWPFTVIAQEVENGNKKPMIVVNYKDEEKHFAPEEISSMILSKMKDIATAYLGTEVKNAVVTVPAYFNNAQRQATKDAGTIAGLNVLRIINEPTAAAIAYGLDKKLTSGDSETAKNVLVFDLGGGTFDVSLVAIGKDAFEVKAVSGDTHLGGGDFDKRMVNYFIAEFERKHNKNMSDNPKALGRLRAACERAKRNLSSTPETSIDIDCLFDGIDFSTTITRARFEKLNMDLFQNCLEPIDKCLKDAKIEKSEVLEIVLVGGSSRTPIVRRLVQDFFNGKELCQGINQDEAVAYGAACHAAVLTGTMGTKNHVLSDVTPLSLGVEVHSGDMLVIIPRNTPIPTKMSRITRTASENQLSASFMVYEGERRIAVENHYLGEFTLEGIPPAPVGVAKFDTVFEIDADGILNVSAEDIVTKNKNQVTITNHSARLPKKEINRMAKEAKRYKVNDEAFKKAAVAKNKLENYVDEVKKKARENMWKIDLKDKRKIDDVIEQTEQWLDWNNIFGKARMFEQKIRRLVKISEPIFKKMRKSDDDEIQVLELD is encoded by the exons ATGGCAAAAATGGCGGATAAAGCAGTAGGAAATTGGCCTGCTGTAGGAATCGATCTTGGAACCACATACTCGTGTGTTGCGGTGTGGCAAGATGACCGTGTTGAGATCATCACCAACGACTTAGGCAACCGTACGACGCCGTCTTGTGTCGCTTTCACCCAACACCAGCGGCTTATTGGCGAAGGTGCTATCAACCAGGCTTCCTTGAACCCTACTAACACTATCTTTG ATGCAAAGAGGCTCATAGGTCGAAAATTTAACGATCAAGTGGTGCAAGATGATATGAAGCTCTGGCCATTTACAGTCATTGCTCAAGAGGTTGAAAACGGCAACAAGAAGCCGATGATTGTGGTTAATTACAAGGATGAGGAGAAGCATTTCGCCCCTGAAGAGATATCGTCCATGATTCTCTCGAAGATGAAGGACATTGCAACAGCGTATCTTGGCACTGAGGTCAAGAATGCTGTTGTCACTGTCCCGGCTTATTTCAATAATGCGCAACGTCAAGCTACTAAAGACGCTGGCACCATAGCTGGGTTGAATGTTCTGCGCATTATTAATGAGCCGACGGCTGCTGCCATAGCGTACGGTCTTGACAAAAAGCTTACTAGTGGTGACAGTGAAACGGCGAAGAATGTTTTGGTGTTCGACCTCGGTGGTGGAACATTTGATGTTTCCTTAGTCGCTATTGGAAAAGATGCATTCGAGGTGAAAGCTGTTAGTGGTGACACACACCTTGGTGGCGGAGATTTTGACAAACGGATGGTAAATTATTTCATTGCCGAGTTTGAGAGGAAACACAATAAGAACATGAGTGATAATCCAAAAGCATTAGGCAGGTTGCGAGCAGCTTGTGAGAGGGCGAAGAGGAACCTCTCCTCGACTCCTGAGACATCTATCGACATTGATTGTCTTTTTGATGGGATTGATTTCTCGACGACCATAACTCGTGCACGATTTGAGAAGTTGAATATGGATTTGTTTCAGAATTGTCTAGAACCCATCGATAAGTGCTTGAAGGATGCAAAGATCGAGAAAAGCGAGGTCCTTGAAATCGTCCTTGTTGGGGGATCATCTAGAACCCCAATTGTTCGTCGGTTGGTGCAAGACTTCTTCAATGGAAAGGAGCTCTGCCAAGGTATTAATCAAGACGAGGCTGTTGCATATGGCGCTGCCTGTCACGCGGCCGTATTAACTGGCACAATGGGTACGAAAAATCATGTACTTAGTGATGTAACTCCTCTTTCTCTTGGTGTTGAGGTTCACTCTGGTGATATGTTGGTTATAATCCCTCGGAATACACCTATACCGACAAAGATGAGTAGAATAACTAGAACAGCGAGTGAGAACCAATTGTCCGCGTCATTTATGGTGTACGAGGGCGAGAGGCGAATTGCTGTCGAAAACCACTACCTTGGAGAGTTTACATTAGAAGGAATTCCACCAGCACCAGTGGGAGTTGCTAAGTTCGACACAGTATTTGAGATCGATGCTGATGGTATTCTGAATGTATCAGCCGAGGATATAGTTACAAAAAATAAGAATCAGGTCACAATAACGAATCACAGCGCGAGATTGCCCAAAAAGGAGATCAATAGGATGGCGAAAGAAGCTAAGAGGTACAAGGTTAATGATGAGGCGTTTAAGAAGGCGGCAGTGGCAAAGAACAAGTTAGAGAATTATGTGGACGAAGTTAAGAAGAAGGCAAGAGAAAATATGTGGAAAATCGATTTGAAGGACAAGAGAAAGATTGACGATGTTATCGAGCAAACAGAGCAATGGCTTGATTGGAACAACATATTTGGTAAAGCTAGAATGTTTGAGCAGAAAATTCGAAGGTTGGTGAAGATTTCTGAGCCTATTTTTAAGAAGATGCGTAAGAGTGATGATGACGAGATTCAAGTATTGGAGCTTGATTGA